The Lathyrus oleraceus cultivar Zhongwan6 chromosome 5, CAAS_Psat_ZW6_1.0, whole genome shotgun sequence genome includes the window CAAAATTATCAGTAAACAAATTGGCACCCCCGGTGGGACCCCTTTGTGTGAATTGTTGATTTTATTTCGAAAAAATATCATTTATTTTCATTAAATGAGAAGTTTTACATGAGCTAGGGGAATGGTCCAACCTTTCTAATTGAGTCCAATCACTGATTGAATGGGAAGGAAGGGTCGTAAACCATGAAAAGGTATTTTTTGTGAGAGACCTAGGAAAGTATCTCATCCTTAGATTCTCATTATTAGCTATGTCTCCCGCCTCGATCAAATATAGGCAATATGTTCGACGGTAGACTCACTAGTGTCGTCAGTAAACTTTGTAAACTTACGGACATTCTACCCCCTTGGAAGTCCAGTCTACAGCACGTACTCTGATAGAGTAGATATATAATTTGGCCTCTGTAGGCCCATGTTTACCCCATTTTGAGCCATTATCCTTTCGAAAATGGTTGCCAGGTTATTCTATCCTAACATATTCCATTGTCGAACCTGATTAACGACTTGATCAGCGTCTTAGTTTCGATTAACCATCATGACAGGTGGACGCTCTACTTCCATAGGTGTCTCTTGTTCGAAATAAATGACAAGTTAATAAGTGTGATTCAATCAGTGATTGGACTCGATTAGAAAGGTTGGATCATTCCCCTAACTCATTTATTTTCATTAATGGACCCTTCCTGCCCATTCAATCAATGATTGGACTCGATTACAAAGGTTGTTCCATGAGCAGTTTTACATAGGGCAATCAAAGATTAACCTTAAGGAATTATCGAGTGTGAAGAGAAAGTTTGATGAATCAATCGATGATCACTTGAATCGATTATGTCTATTGAAAATGAGGTGCTTTACCCAGGTGCCTGAACATGAGTTAGTCGAGATGGTCGTTAGGGAATTATATTACTCTATTAGGAATAAGCTAGATACGCAATATCTTAGAGATATGGCCTAGTTGGCATATAGGGTTTGATAGGTCGAAAGAATGAAGGTTGAGAAAGCCATAGCGAACAAGAGTAAGAAGGAACATGTAGCTTATGTCGATTTGGAAGACAATAACTTGGCATCAGATGTCGAATACAACCATGTCGATGAGATGGAGGTTGATGTGGCTGAATTAAAACCAGGGGCCCCATATGTGTGTAAGTTGCTTACACTTGCAAATGGGAAGAACCCTTCTGAGCCTGGGAAAAATGATAAATTGCCTAAGAGGACATATACCTTTGACGTAACCAAATGCGATGAAATCTTTGATTTGTTGGTTGCAAATGGCCAAGTACTGGTGCCACTAGGCGTAGAAGTACCACTATTAGAACAAAAGAGGAAACGAGGTTTTTGTAAATATCATAATTTTTAGGGCATAAAACATCACAGTGTTTTCTTTTTAGGGATCTTATTCATAACGCACTGAATGAAGGCAGGTTAAAGTTTGCAAAAGGCAAAATTCAAATGAAGATCGACTTTGACCCATTACAAGTCGGAGACACCAGCTATGAAGAGCTTGTGGCGATCAATATGGTCGAAATTACTGAGGATTTCAAGGATATTGAAAATCAGATTGAAGATGTGTACCCAAAGGCTGGTGAAGGGCGTGTGGAAATCCTCCACAAGTGCAAGGCTGAAGACTCAGAGGTAATGTTGTATCCTCGATGCAACACGGTATTTGATAAGAAAGCTGCAAAGAAAGTCGAATTCGCCCAGCAGGAAAAAAAGTAGGAGAATTGGAGGAAGAATATGCCCCAATTTCATTTCGATAAGAGAGGATTCCCAAAAGAAGGAACAGGTCCCTGCTCAGCAGAAAGCTAGACCTAACACTTATGTACCTACGTCTAAGGCTCCCCAACAAAGGTGGTCAAAACCCGTTGGTAAGGAGCAGGCTGGAAATTCTAAATGGAGAAACTTTGAGATGGGTTAAGGTTCCTCGTTGACTTATGTAACGGTACAaattttgagattaagttattgattaacttaactcataaagtAAGAGTCGTCAGcgagcttttattatttccaaaggaaaaggaaaaaagtacgaacaaaacccaaagaagttttaaaacaaaactaataaaagagataagggtccgggggttaattatgcaaagggaaggtattagcaccctaaacataCATGGTACTCTATGagaacctctttgaaaatatgtacattttggtttgaaaaaggtgttgtttgcaaaagtttagagagatgggaaaagaagtatgtttttcttaatttttgtgtttgccaagacttttgaagtctcatgcctacgtaccaacaaagtgcaatggaggatcaaaaccttgtagttcatggtaaaaataacaaagatgtttgttttgatttatttttaatgaaaagacattttgtcattttaaggagaatactcaactagtcacccacaagtatgagaactttgcatcatcatgagaagggctccaacttggatagGGATCAAgaagtatgccactagctctcacagatggaaaagaattatcatcaatgCTATGGGGgtgggagaattatatctcaattgagaaaaaaagttttaaaaggaaaatgGTACAAAGAtcacaaaatgatttgaatgggttatgcattttttagtcttttAAAATTGGTTtaaatatgcttaagatggattaacaTTTTTTAAGAAAAcgttttgaaaatcacttgacaaaagtcaatgtttattaagaaagtggttcaagtttaGAAATCAAGAAGATTTTGGAAAAAAGAGGGATaagatttgaaaattaaagaaggggaagagaagaagagactatcctaaagtataaagtaaaagctagggaggaagatctaaccaagagatatcAAGCTTTATGATATAAGTAAAacaagaattccctcctttggatttaagcctcaagcaagccaaataagcaaagagtaatcatgcatcagatgaaaccaaagtaactcaaccaagtatccaaaagaagtccaaagtcaaaggtaccaggTGAATCtcaaggtctcaaatcacaatctttcaaagcaaaggtcaaaggcctagttctaagtccataactccataacaTTTCTAAGGATGGTAACCTTAAGTCCATGAATCAGGGGAAACAAAACTTTTTAAggtttttttctttattaatgtttTTTACAAGGAAAtaaaagtccaaatggacaaagaacaaataaTAAGCCATAAAACAATgtgatatgagatgctaaaataaaagcataaagtaaataacaagaaataaaggcataaaataaatgacataAAGATAAAACTAATATAATAAGATGTTAGTAAATTATGTTAGTGATAAAAAAATGGAAGATggttttggtcattttttggagaacattcaactattcacccacaagcatgaaaatatgaactTATACATCATCATGAAAAGGGCTCCGACttgaataaaatcaacaagtatgccactagctctcacaaatgaaaagagaacaatattttcacacaataccatgaggaataggagacttacaatctcacttatgaaaatgcCTTACTTTCAGGACAAActtagcattatgttaagcaatcataattggacttatgtagaagtcacaactatctgaggtcggtcaataataatgttagtgttaGTACATGATAGAGAAATGATATataaatcattctcctaaagtcatgtcacaaaaaaaaaagagaaatgatcaagcacaaaggctatcaggatggtccattacttcaatccatacttcatgacacttaggacaaacttatgcataaatccaaagtaccttaaatgatccatgatcgACTAAGAGGTAGATTTAAAATTATGAAAGTTTATCAAGCATCAATtcacacatcatgaacaagatggacataagtcatccaattgatcaaagggaaaagaaagagatgaagaagaagggtacaagagagatcacacccaaattggatcaaaggtttgattaaatcatcatccaaatcaataatccattttggtggattagggttttcacccccctaacatccaagatccattgagtttaATGAGACTTATggtccaaaccatcatgatccaaggccaacagaagttcacaaaggtcacacaaatataaaatgaaattagatgaaataaaaatgcacaaaaagttcttttaatgaattttaaaatagaaataaaatgaaaaaaattataaggtccttcaaaacaccaaataaatagccaagaaaattatggaaggtggaaaataaaataaaaagcacataataattttttccagaattttaaaatacagaaaaatatttttaaactaattaaaacaaaggaaaaaagagaaaattcatgaaaaatagaaaatcagtgaaataaaatatgaaaaaataaaaatcaaatgaagaaaaataaaatagatttttagaaattatttttggattttttggatgtaaaatgaattttctatgaattttaaaagaaaaagtaattaaaaataataacagaaaaaaattaaaaatcagaaaaacaCGGGGCGTTGGATCACGCCTTATTAATTAACGTGGCAGATCTAAACACAAAGTGATGGAGTGTAACACAAACAACAAACGGGTTCCAATTCAAAAAGAACCAATGGAAACATTTCGTTTGTCCAACGTGTCTGGTCAAACTAAGACGACCTGGAACACTttggtcatcttctccggtggtCTCTCATCGGAGTTTCATCTTTGGTAAATTCAAAAtacgagaccaccaccattgtgatcctcttctcatcctgaatCCAGCCTTATGTTCCAgattcatttatctaaactgagcatagggaatttcagagaagttttaGAAGCAAGtaagccacgaaaaataaaattaaatgatgaacatgatcaatcaacaccagataagttagcggaaaacatcagagagtgaaggactacattgtggtaagttgtttgagttcaaatgatgctcagaactaccttgtctaAATGGtcatcagaagttgatgaagctcgatctggttagagcacttcagaaggtctcagagcttgggaattgttgcaaaagcttcagaggATGCCAAAGATGCTAATGGACTCAAGAAATGGGGTTGAAATAAGCTagaattcaaaacacgatagttgaattttttTAGAAAACTTCATATTGTAACAaggtttcttggctctcaaaagcttggaaatgaatgcaatagcttcctctatttatatGGAATATTTTTGGATCCAAATACTTATGAAATCAAGTTGAATTCGTGTAAAAAAAATTGATTCGAATGTGAAAAAAATGTGAATTGcaactcatcaaaactcatccaaatgatgcattttaagggtcaattaacttctagaGGCTTGTTTAAACATGTCTAGGTCCAAAACATATGCTAATATGGCTTGGAATtaagattagtgaagttcaaattttggttaatggtgatttcttcagttccaagtcaccatgttcaactcaatggggcatcttgctcatgaggctttttgatcccattctttttgcaatgtgttgacatcataacatAGGTTAAAATGTGCTAAGGAAGGTTGCATTTGGATTCTTGAGtacaaagttatggcatgttgaagttggcatgaaaaactgatcATGTAACTTAGAAATATTTAAGTATCCAATGGTTGAAAATGATATGTAATGTCTCAATAAACTCCATGGCCTTCAAAGCATAATTTGACCTTGATcattgaagaaaacttgtagaggaAATCACAAATGATATTATGCAAAACGAATCAAACCCAAAtgttaaaaattgaagaagttatgatccttgaaaattgagaaaaaaacacttgaaaataggtcaaatttcactatgtccacaaatgacctataatgtctccaaacttttgatgattctccaagcataattggatcttGTCATGTAAATAGAAGTTGTATAGGATAATGggaagagtcatatgcaaaaataagcattcaaaaatgttgagaattgaaggagttgtgatctttggaactttgacttcaaatgttgactttttggtcaaaccacttggaacaagcttgtgcacTTGGCTTTCCTTGCTCTTCAAGGTATATGtatgatcatatgaacttaaAATAAGGTGTTATTGAATATATCTTGATTATATTTCTTAAAGCTTGAGATAAATTGGTGAAGAAGGCATGTAAATAAACACATGAACttttgacttttcttgagaagtaaaCCACACAACTTTGATGcactcttgatcaaaatgagattgatAGGTGCTTTAGAACCTTTAAGATCATGCATTGAAATATATACCCCTTGAGAATCATGTTGGCCACACTTTGTTGAGGAATCAAAGAAAACCTAGCTGAGGAATCATGTTTGAtactcttgatgaaaagccctacTCTACACAATAAACTTAAAGACAACAAAAAATATTTTGCTATTTGATTAGTGGTTAAGAAATGAACATATAAACATAAAGGTAAAACATTAACAAAGAGGTGTTTgatgatcccaaaagcaaaacctaaagatgagagggagagggaccaagaggtgaccttgtttgtgtgcaaggatgccaatggtatgtgggatcttaaggttaaaaattagggtatggCAACTTATCAAGATAAATTTTAGATGTTGAAAAGGCGCTCATACATGCCTAGTAATTACAAAGGCAAAAACCCTATGTCAAGGTCACAATGGAGAAGGTTCCAGAGAAAGAAGAGAGTTGAGAAGGAGGCGGTAGAATCAAGCAGCAATAAACAACATCAAGTTTGAGTGGCGCTAGAGTCAAGCAACAATAAACAACATCAAAGTCGAACAAATGAAGAAGTGAAGAAACCACTGGTGAGGAAATTGTTTTCTCCTAAGACAAGTCAGTCGAAGGAAAGGTGAAAGAGGAGATATCGTCGAAGGAAGACGAATTAGTAACAGACAATTTCAACTTTGGGTCAGAAGATGAGATTGATGTGCTATGGAACGTGGTATCCATACTTCCTAGGGAGTACAATTGTGTGATTGTGGTTGTTGAGCCTGAAGTTGTAAGAAAGAGGAGATTGTGAGACACAAGCCAGTATGTTACTTCGTGATGAACAATGGTTGTATCGAAGAAAAAAATGCCTTTTCTGAGAGGCCTCATGAGGGGACGAAAAGTCATTTGAAGTCCTGTTTATAAGGGAAAAGGTGGAAAAGGCAACGGTGAACAAGATTTTGGTGTATGGTGGGGCAACTGTGAATTTGAATCCCCACTTCTTGTTGGAAAAAATTGGGAAGTTCGATACATACTTAAGGCCCCATAACATGGTGCTTTCAAACTACTAAGGAAATACATGTCAAACTATGTGAGTTATTAAAGTAGATGTAACAGTGGGATCTATAACCCGACCCATATTTTTTATGGTCATAACATCAAGGGCTATTTAAAATTTACTCCTTGGTCGAGAATGGATACATAGAGTAGGAACACTGCCTTCGTCGTTGCATCAAAGGAGAGCAATCTAGAGAGATGATGGGATAGTCGAGAATGTTGAAGTTGACCAAGGATACTACATAGAGGAGGTGAACCATGTAGACAAAATATATTTTGATAAGAATTTAGCTAATATTGCGCCTTGCACACCAGCATGGTTAGCTTACGTGCCTCTAGACGAGGCATTATATTCTTTGAAGCTCCACCAACTCATGTATTCACACATGATAGAGATATCATGAGTGATAGATTTTATTATTTAGACACAATCTGGCCTGCTGGCTGGGGCGACGAATTTGATAATAATGTCTGAATTCGACACATTGAAGCAGGTTTCGACTTACGTAGCCAAAAGCATATTAAAAGCGAATTTAGAAGCCGAAGTACCATATATGGTTGTCGAAGCAAATGAGATATAACTGTTTGATTATAGTCAATGGATCAACTTTGGACCTTAATAATTGAAGAGCCACAATTAGCTGACTTAGAAGATGAGAGACAAAAAGACTAGAGGCTCGAATGTATCTATGATGATGAGCCTTTGGGTTTCGATAAGGATCCAATTGCGTCTACTACAAAGATGCAGCCTCAAGATCCACTTGAAGAAATTGATTTGGGTGATGGAACTATCAAAAGGTCGACTTACATTAGTGCCAATGACGACCCAGATCTAAGGGTAGAGGTAATTAAGTTACTTCATGAATTTAAAGATGattttgcttgggattataatgAAATGCCAGGTTTGAGAAAGGATTTGGTGGAATTAAAACTACCAATAAAGACGGGGAAGAAGCAAGTCAAGAAGACGCCTAGATGATTTGCCCCAGAAATTATATTCAAGATAAAAAAGGTGATTTAAAGGCTCCAAAGAAGCAAGTTCATAAGAACGTCAAGGTATGTCGAATGGCTTGCCAATATCATTCTaataattaagaaaaatggaacGTTAAGGGTTTGCATTGACTTCAGAGATCTAAATGATACGACCCTAAAAGACGAATACCCCATGTTTGTCGCTAAGATGTTGGTTGACTCAGCAGCGGGTTTCGAATACCTTAGTATGTTGGATGCTTACTCTAGTTATAACTAAATTTTCATTGCAGATGAAGATATGTCAAAGATGGCATTTCGATGCCCAAAAGCTTTAGGCACCTACGAGTGGGTAGTGATGCCATTTGGCTTAAAGAATGTTGGGGAAACCTATAAGAGGGTGATCAATTTTATCTTTTATGACTATATCGAAACATTTATCCAAGTATATATTGGTGATATAGTCATTTAGTATGCGTCAGGAAATGGTCATTTAACCATCTTCGACGCTCATTCGAAATGATGAGAAGATATATGCTGAAAATTAACCCTTTTAAGTGTGCTTTTTATGTGCAGGTGTCGCGCCGCGAAAAATACAGTGTTGtcaccaaattttatttattctaaaggaaagggaaaataatgataaaatcCCAAATGAGAATGGTCTCATAACCAAGACGGGATTCagaagttggttatgcaaggggaaggtgtagcggggtattcgttacctttagatttattgactaaatcaaaagtaaatcatacaattcgagtcaccaccgcacttctatttatccaaaggaaaggttagaaagtgaacaaaaaccaagaagttttataaaatcaaaaactaataaaaatgtcagagatctgggtaagggggttggttatgcaatgggaaggttttaagcacccaaaacatccttagtactctaagggagccctttttgcaaagttgtatggtaggttggtatttgtgaaaatatttgtgtaAACAAgattgggggggggggggggggggtgagaaaagaatatacaaattatttacaattttgttgtttgaatggataaactcattgcctacgtaccatcacaaaggtaggatcaaaacctcgtagttcgggtaaaaatctcaaaatattggtgaattgatttaatcaaaagccttaaggtcttttattatcaaagggagaaaactcaacctaaaccaacaatccaccatgtgaggagagcttcaacatactagtgagggatccaccctataataagtatggaagacttatagtccaatcacaaaggataaggtgaggtttacatcaacctctatgataactcggacctatggctaatgtttatgagaattttaacaaaggtggccattggaaccacaaaaatcacttgaagtgagttgaAGTTACAAGTTAGGAGcattcacaaaatgaagtcaaagttgacttaagattcaattcaaaataagtattaatgaaaagagtttgaaaaatcaaaggcatgTGGCCTAtgtttctagtttgaaaacaatgtcaatgtttgcacaaaatgagcttggcttgggttagagtggagagaataagagaagggctagtcctaaacatgcaaagatgagagaagagataaaacccttgaagttcctttcttgagatcataaagatgattcaatatgctcctttcctttggacttaacaAGCAACAAGtaattaactcaagcaatcaaacaagtattcagtcaagctcctaggatctccatttagcttgtctctcttaacttggctattcatgacaatgatctttcttactatctcaagtttggaatccctatcacacaagaacaaacaatcaaaaagttcacaatgcaataagaggaatgaacaaagaatgagtttagattagaggtcctttaaggtcaactttcaagatttagcattctaaaggcatgaggcctagtttctcttcaacaaatttatcattctaaaggcatgaggcctagttgctcttgaactccattaagcataggtaaggtcctaattctaagtcctttctcctttttgcattgggttcacacaaacaaagacaaaacaaacacaaagccacaatatacttattcacaataatgagctcaagtgagcaaaaggaaaatagcataaacataaagtatgagctcaagtgagaaaaggaaaaaggcaatatgaataaatgagcaagaaattaaattgcattaaagtaagttgcaagaattaaatgcttgaattaaaagttagtaattagtagttagtgttagtgtgccataaggcaatttagcactatgttaagcaatcgtaagtggactaatgtagtagtcacacctatctgaggccggtcaataaaattat containing:
- the LOC127081090 gene encoding uncharacterized protein LOC127081090; the protein is MKVEKAIANKSKKEHVAYVDLEDNNLASDVEYNHVDEMEVDVAELKPGAPYVCKLLTLANGKNPSEPGKNDKLPKRTYTFDVTKCDEIFDLLVANGQVLVPLGVEVPLLEQKRKRGRLKFAKGKIQMKIDFDPLQVGDTSYEELVAINMVEITEDFKDIENQIEDVYPKAGEGRVEILHKCKAEDSEVMLYPRCNTVFDKKAAKKVEFAQQEKK